Proteins co-encoded in one Aquincola tertiaricarbonis genomic window:
- the selA gene encoding L-seryl-tRNA(Sec) selenium transferase, with product MNLKVDESMVHGSKALLQQLPSIDRIMQWPAAQALVAAHGHTLVAGEARALVAARREAARAGTLAATALQPEALAADLRQRCGQRLAPRLKPVLNLTGTVIHTNLGRSVLADEALAHILRTMAGTNNLEFDLDSGGRGDRDTLVEDLLCEITGAEAATVVNNNAGAVLLTIAALAHGREAIVSRGELVEIGGAFRMPDVMASAGARMVEVGTTNRTHPADYQQAFNERTALVMKVHTSNYAVQGFTSSVDEAVLAPLCRARGVPLATDLGSGSLIDLAAYGLPREPLPQEMLRAGCDVVTFSGDKLLGGPQAGLIVGSKAAVGRIRKYPMKRALRMSKLPLAALEATLMLYLQPERLVRDLPTLRHLTRSQAQILVMAEALKPVLARALAPRFEVGCVALSSQIGSGSLPVDRLPSAGLAIGLPGSGDKGGPAKGVGTALDELARALRGLPLPVVGRIAHDRLLLDLRCLDDAEPLAAQLPALREALGMGPLNT from the coding sequence ATGAATCTGAAGGTCGACGAGTCCATGGTCCATGGCTCGAAGGCTTTGCTGCAGCAGCTGCCTTCGATCGACCGGATCATGCAATGGCCTGCGGCGCAGGCCCTGGTGGCCGCGCATGGCCACACCCTGGTGGCCGGTGAAGCCCGCGCCCTGGTGGCCGCCCGCCGCGAGGCGGCGCGCGCCGGCACGCTGGCCGCCACCGCGCTGCAACCCGAAGCCCTGGCCGCCGACCTGCGGCAGCGTTGCGGCCAGCGCCTGGCGCCGCGGCTGAAGCCGGTGCTCAACCTCACCGGCACGGTGATCCACACCAACCTGGGCCGCTCGGTGCTGGCCGACGAGGCGCTGGCGCACATCCTGCGCACCATGGCCGGCACCAACAACCTGGAGTTCGACCTGGACAGCGGCGGCCGCGGCGACCGCGACACGCTGGTGGAAGACCTGCTGTGCGAGATCACCGGCGCCGAGGCGGCCACGGTGGTCAACAACAACGCCGGGGCGGTTCTGCTCACCATCGCCGCGCTGGCCCACGGGCGCGAGGCCATCGTCTCGCGCGGCGAGCTGGTGGAGATCGGCGGCGCCTTCCGCATGCCCGACGTGATGGCCAGCGCCGGCGCCCGCATGGTGGAGGTGGGCACCACCAACCGCACCCATCCGGCCGACTACCAGCAGGCCTTCAACGAGCGCACGGCGCTGGTGATGAAGGTGCACACCAGCAACTACGCGGTGCAGGGCTTCACCTCGTCGGTGGATGAAGCGGTGCTGGCGCCGCTGTGCCGGGCCCGCGGCGTGCCGCTGGCCACCGACCTGGGCAGCGGCTCGCTGATCGACCTGGCCGCCTACGGCCTGCCGCGCGAACCGCTGCCGCAGGAGATGCTGCGCGCCGGCTGCGACGTCGTCACCTTCAGCGGCGACAAGCTGCTGGGCGGGCCGCAGGCCGGGCTCATCGTGGGCAGCAAGGCGGCGGTGGGCCGCATCCGCAAGTACCCGATGAAGCGGGCGCTGCGCATGTCCAAGCTGCCGCTGGCAGCGCTGGAAGCCACGCTGATGCTGTACCTGCAGCCAGAGCGCCTGGTGCGCGACCTGCCCACGCTGCGCCATCTCACACGCTCGCAGGCGCAGATCCTGGTGATGGCCGAGGCGCTGAAGCCGGTGCTGGCCCGCGCGCTGGCACCGCGCTTCGAGGTGGGCTGCGTGGCGCTGAGCAGCCAGATCGGCAGCGGCTCCTTGCCGGTGGACCGGCTGCCTTCGGCGGGCCTGGCCATCGGCCTGCCGGGCAGCGGCGACAAGGGCGGCCCGGCCAAGGGCGTGGGCACCGCGCTGGACGAGCTGGCCCGCGCGCTGCGCGGCCTGCCGCTGCCGGTGGTGGGCCGCATCGCGCACGACCGGCTGCTGCTGGACCTGCGCTGCCTGGACGATGCCGAGCCCTTGGCCGCGCAGCTGCCGGCGCTGCGGGAGGCGCTGGGCATGGGGCCGCTCAACACATGA
- the selB gene encoding selenocysteine-specific translation elongation factor, producing the protein MIVGTAGHIDHGKTTLVRALTGVDTDRLPEEKRRGISIELGYAYLPAPGGQVIGFVDVPGHERLLHTMLAGATGIDHLLLLVAADDGVMPQTQEHLAVASLLGLREGTVAITKTDRVDATRLAEVQAQVQALLAPTALAGAPVFEVAAPSGHGVPALREHLLQRAGEPRPQASGPAFRLAVDRAFTLGGTGTVATGSVHAGQVAVGDELRLVPGDRLLRVRSLHAQNQPAQQAHAGQRCAVALAAIERDAVHRGQWLCAPEVAHETARIDVRLQLWPGEAKALRSGTPVHLHLGTADVMAGVALLQVDGLDDANALPPGGRALAQLVLHTPIAAWQGDRGVLRDASASRTVAGITVLDAQAPARYRRTPERLQWLAAAERPTVAERLAALLQASPQGVDLAALARGMGWPVAALPLPADALRIEGGGRLAAIAGPALQALQQRLLQALADLHAQQPEEIGPDARRLKRLAAPRVDDAVFRHALEALLAQGAVVLSGAWLHLPAHAARLSEAEEKLVQKLMPAMLDGGFDPPWARDLAKLAATPEALVRLTLANLSRRGQAFAVVKDLYYPLPTLERLAALARQAAAAPQGLSAASFRDATGLGRKRAIQVLEFFDRVGLTRRVKDSHVLRSDAALFEGSRPPGG; encoded by the coding sequence ATGATCGTAGGAACGGCAGGCCACATCGACCACGGCAAGACCACGCTGGTGCGCGCCCTCACCGGCGTCGACACCGACCGCCTGCCCGAAGAAAAGCGCCGCGGCATCTCCATCGAGCTGGGCTATGCCTACCTGCCCGCGCCCGGTGGCCAGGTGATCGGCTTCGTCGACGTGCCGGGCCATGAACGGCTGCTGCACACCATGCTGGCCGGCGCCACCGGCATCGATCATCTGCTGCTGCTGGTGGCCGCCGACGACGGCGTGATGCCGCAAACGCAGGAGCACCTGGCCGTGGCCAGCCTGCTGGGCCTGCGTGAAGGCACCGTGGCCATCACCAAGACCGACCGCGTGGACGCTACCCGCCTGGCCGAGGTGCAGGCCCAGGTGCAGGCGCTGCTGGCGCCCACCGCGCTGGCAGGCGCACCGGTGTTCGAAGTGGCGGCGCCGAGCGGCCACGGCGTGCCGGCGCTGCGTGAACACCTGCTGCAGCGCGCGGGCGAGCCGCGCCCGCAGGCCAGCGGCCCGGCCTTCCGGCTGGCGGTCGACCGCGCCTTCACGCTGGGCGGCACCGGCACCGTGGCCACCGGCAGCGTGCACGCCGGCCAGGTAGCCGTGGGCGACGAACTGCGCCTGGTGCCCGGCGACCGCTTGCTGCGGGTGCGCAGCCTGCATGCCCAGAACCAGCCCGCGCAGCAGGCCCATGCGGGTCAGCGCTGCGCGGTGGCGCTGGCCGCCATCGAGCGCGACGCGGTCCACCGCGGCCAGTGGCTGTGCGCGCCCGAGGTGGCGCATGAGACGGCCCGCATCGACGTGCGGCTGCAGCTGTGGCCCGGTGAGGCCAAGGCCTTGCGCAGCGGCACGCCGGTGCACCTGCACCTGGGCACCGCCGACGTGATGGCCGGCGTGGCACTGCTGCAGGTGGATGGCCTGGACGACGCCAACGCCCTGCCCCCGGGCGGGCGCGCGCTGGCCCAGCTGGTGCTGCACACGCCCATCGCCGCCTGGCAGGGCGACCGCGGCGTGCTGCGTGATGCCAGCGCCAGCCGCACCGTGGCCGGCATCACCGTGCTCGATGCGCAGGCGCCGGCCCGCTACCGCCGCACGCCCGAGCGGCTGCAATGGCTGGCCGCGGCCGAGCGGCCCACGGTGGCGGAGCGTCTTGCAGCGCTGCTGCAGGCATCGCCCCAGGGCGTGGATCTGGCCGCGCTGGCCCGCGGCATGGGCTGGCCGGTGGCCGCCCTGCCCTTGCCGGCCGATGCGCTGCGCATCGAAGGCGGCGGCCGCCTGGCGGCCATTGCCGGCCCAGCACTGCAGGCGCTCCAGCAGCGGCTGCTGCAGGCGCTGGCAGACCTGCATGCCCAGCAGCCCGAAGAGATCGGCCCCGATGCGCGCCGCCTCAAGCGGCTGGCCGCGCCGCGGGTGGACGACGCCGTTTTCCGCCATGCGCTGGAAGCGCTGCTGGCGCAGGGCGCGGTGGTGCTCAGCGGCGCCTGGCTGCACCTGCCCGCGCATGCGGCGCGCCTGTCGGAAGCCGAGGAAAAACTGGTGCAGAAGCTGATGCCCGCGATGCTGGACGGCGGCTTCGACCCGCCCTGGGCGCGCGACCTGGCCAAGCTGGCCGCCACGCCCGAGGCGCTGGTGCGCCTGACCCTGGCCAATCTTTCGCGCCGCGGCCAGGCCTTCGCGGTGGTCAAAGACCTTTACTATCCGCTCCCCACGCTGGAGCGGCTGGCCGCTTTGGCCCGCCAGGCCGCGGCGGCGCCCCAGGGCCTGAGCGCCGCGAGCTTTCGCGACGCCACCGGCCTGGGCCGCAAGCGGGCCATCCAGGTGCTGGAGTTCTTCGACCGCGTGGGCCTGACCCGCCGGGTGAAGGACAGCCATGTGCTGCGCAGCGACGCAGCGCTGTTCGAAGGCAGCCGCCCACCCGGCGGCTGA
- the panB gene encoding 3-methyl-2-oxobutanoate hydroxymethyltransferase, giving the protein MSTAARKPVTLHRLREMHAAREKIAMLTCYDATFAQLLDAAGVDVLLVGDSLGMVLQGQPSTVPVSLDEMAYHTACVARGNRTAWVVGDLPYGSYHQSNEQALASAVRLMQAGAHMVKLEGGGWTAPVVRFLSERGIPVCAHLGLTPQSVHALGGWRIQGRDEAAAQLMRQHARELAEAGAQMLVVELIPATLGRTLADELPIPVIGIGAGVGCAGQVLVLHDMLGLTRGRLPKFVRNFMQGSDSVEAAVQAFVAAVKAGQFPDDVQHGY; this is encoded by the coding sequence ATGTCGACTGCCGCCCGCAAGCCCGTCACGCTGCACCGCCTGCGCGAGATGCACGCCGCCCGCGAGAAGATCGCGATGCTGACCTGCTACGACGCCACTTTCGCCCAGCTGCTGGACGCGGCCGGCGTGGACGTGCTGCTGGTGGGCGACAGCCTGGGCATGGTGTTGCAGGGCCAGCCCAGCACCGTGCCGGTGAGCCTGGACGAGATGGCCTACCACACCGCCTGCGTGGCCCGCGGCAACCGCACCGCCTGGGTGGTGGGCGACCTGCCCTACGGCAGCTACCACCAGTCGAACGAGCAGGCCCTGGCCAGCGCCGTGCGCCTGATGCAGGCCGGCGCCCACATGGTCAAGCTGGAAGGCGGCGGCTGGACGGCGCCGGTGGTGCGCTTCCTGTCGGAGCGCGGCATACCGGTGTGCGCCCACCTGGGGCTGACGCCGCAGTCGGTGCATGCGCTGGGCGGCTGGCGCATCCAGGGCCGCGACGAAGCCGCCGCGCAGCTGATGCGCCAGCATGCCCGCGAGCTGGCCGAGGCCGGCGCCCAGATGCTGGTGGTGGAGCTGATTCCCGCCACGCTGGGCCGCACGCTGGCCGACGAGTTGCCCATCCCGGTGATCGGCATCGGCGCCGGCGTGGGCTGCGCCGGCCAGGTGCTGGTGCTTCACGACATGCTGGGCCTGACGCGTGGGCGGCTGCCCAAGTTCGTGCGCAACTTCATGCAGGGCAGCGACAGCGTGGAAGCCGCGGTGCAGGCCTTCGTGGCCGCGGTGAAAGCCGGCCAGTTCCCCGACGACGTGCAGCACGGCTACTGA
- the panC gene encoding pantoate--beta-alanine ligase produces MKIIHHIDELRAALAGGPRPAFVPTMGNLHEGHLALVRQARTHGVPVVASVFVNRLQFAPHEDFDRYPRTLARDAELLQGAGCDLLFAPDEAEMYPVAQGFKVQPPAALADILEGHFRPGFFTGVCTVVMKLFQIVQPGIALFGKKDYQQCMVVRSMVEQLNMPIQVIGGETVRAASGLALSSRNGYLSPAELEEAVALSAELRRVADALRGGRRDHAALEAAAVAALKARGWQPDYVAVRRRADLAEPAAGDDSPLVVLAAARLGNTRLIDNLEV; encoded by the coding sequence ATGAAGATCATCCACCACATCGACGAGCTGCGCGCCGCGCTGGCCGGCGGCCCCCGCCCCGCGTTCGTGCCCACCATGGGCAACCTGCATGAAGGCCACTTGGCCCTGGTGCGCCAGGCCCGCACGCATGGCGTACCGGTGGTGGCCAGCGTGTTCGTCAACCGGCTGCAGTTTGCGCCGCACGAAGACTTCGACCGCTACCCGCGCACGCTGGCGCGCGATGCCGAGCTGCTGCAAGGCGCCGGCTGCGACCTGCTGTTCGCGCCCGACGAGGCCGAGATGTACCCGGTGGCCCAGGGATTCAAGGTGCAGCCGCCGGCCGCGCTGGCCGACATCCTGGAAGGCCACTTCCGCCCCGGCTTCTTCACCGGCGTGTGCACGGTGGTGATGAAGCTGTTCCAGATCGTGCAGCCGGGCATCGCCCTCTTCGGCAAGAAGGACTACCAGCAGTGCATGGTGGTGCGCAGCATGGTCGAGCAGCTGAACATGCCTATACAAGTGATCGGCGGCGAGACGGTGCGCGCCGCCAGCGGCCTGGCGCTGTCTTCGCGCAACGGCTACCTGAGCCCGGCCGAGCTGGAAGAAGCGGTGGCGCTGAGCGCCGAGCTGCGGCGCGTGGCCGACGCGCTGCGCGGCGGCCGGCGCGACCACGCGGCGCTGGAAGCCGCGGCCGTGGCCGCTTTGAAGGCCCGCGGCTGGCAGCCCGACTACGTGGCCGTGCGCCGCCGCGCCGACCTGGCCGAACCCGCCGCCGGCGACGACAGCCCGCTGGTGGTGCTGGCCGCCGCCCGCCTGGGCAACACCCGCCTCATCGACAACCTGGAAGTTTGA
- a CDS encoding VOC family protein, with product MNAAVRKQPAGYHSATPYLTITGAPAAIDYYRQAFGAVEVMRLADPAGRILHAEVRVGDSIIMLHEDTPEWGTRSPKTLGGNTSSVLLYVDDVDATYAAAIAAGGQAAMPVQDQFYGDRTGSLFDPFGHRWILATHIEDVAPEEISRRAMAMFALGQ from the coding sequence ATGAATGCCGCCGTCCGCAAGCAGCCCGCCGGTTACCACTCGGCCACGCCCTACCTGACGATCACCGGCGCGCCTGCCGCGATCGACTACTACCGCCAGGCCTTCGGCGCGGTGGAGGTCATGCGCCTGGCCGACCCCGCCGGCCGCATCCTGCACGCCGAGGTGCGCGTGGGCGACTCCATCATCATGCTGCACGAGGACACGCCCGAGTGGGGCACCCGCAGCCCCAAGACACTGGGCGGCAACACCTCGTCGGTGCTGCTGTACGTGGACGACGTGGACGCCACCTACGCTGCCGCCATCGCGGCCGGCGGCCAGGCTGCCATGCCGGTGCAGGACCAGTTCTACGGCGACCGCACCGGCTCCCTGTTCGACCCCTTCGGCCACCGCTGGATCCTGGCCACCCACATCGAAGACGTGGCGCCCGAAGAAATCAGCCGCCGGGCGATGGCGATGTTCGCGTTGGGGCAGTAG
- a CDS encoding TetR/AcrR family transcriptional regulator codes for MAILVDGGVDLIRVDVIARQLKLTRGSFYWHFKDRDALLSEVLKAWRQAATEQVTERFSRDNQDPRALIRDLLSLPFRGRSAQRAARIELAIRDWARRDAMARQAVDEADATRIDYIARCFCALGFGSSEARHRAGILYAYELGESLLVNQGSAAHQLERSALLERLLLEPPPR; via the coding sequence ATGGCCATCCTGGTCGATGGCGGCGTCGATCTGATCCGGGTCGACGTCATCGCCCGGCAGCTCAAGCTCACGCGCGGCAGCTTCTACTGGCATTTCAAGGACCGCGACGCGCTGCTGAGCGAAGTGCTCAAGGCCTGGCGCCAGGCAGCCACGGAGCAGGTGACCGAACGGTTCTCGCGCGACAACCAGGATCCGCGCGCGCTGATCCGGGACCTGCTCTCCCTGCCCTTCCGGGGCCGCTCCGCGCAACGCGCCGCGCGCATCGAGCTGGCCATCCGCGACTGGGCACGCCGCGATGCGATGGCCCGCCAGGCGGTCGACGAGGCGGACGCCACCCGCATCGACTACATCGCCCGGTGCTTTTGCGCGCTGGGCTTCGGCAGCTCAGAGGCCCGCCACCGGGCCGGCATCTTGTATGCCTATGAGCTGGGCGAATCGCTGCTGGTGAACCAAGGCTCGGCGGCTCACCAGCTGGAGCGCAGCGCGCTGCTGGAGCGGCTGCTGCTGGAGCCGCCGCCGCGCTGA
- a CDS encoding feruloyl-CoA synthase, giving the protein MQSFIQDPDSLAAPRTLRERRQDGSFILRSAEALAPYGRCVGDWLEHWAVQTPQAIALAERAADGGWREVTWQALRQQVGAVAQALIDMDLPAGRPVVILSDNGIAHAVLALAAMHVGRPCCAVSSAYSRAGTDHGRLRAILAALKPALIFAAHGAAHAAAMQAFDGAVKVVGEHSDHVPGALPFEALTRTLESPSVMARFLAITPDDPAKYLLTSGSTGTPKVVVNTHRMLCANQQMIAQAWRFLAVEKPVLLDWLPWSHTFGGNHNVHLVLRHGGTLYIDDGRPVPGLIERTLRNLRDCQPTLHFNVPRGLDMLLPALEADADLAAQFLSRLRGVFYAGAALPQATWDRLQALARSVRGQPLWLTTSWGSTETAPAVTSAHFWLDRAGCIGVPLPGVELKFVPNADKLELRVRGPSVFPGYRDAPAATAEAFDEEGFYRIGDAGRLVDDDRPERGVLFDGRVAEDFKLATGTWVSVGTLRVRAVSALSPLAQDVVVTGHNRGEVGLLVFLSAVGLGLPLAQRRAQVQAALRALRAEGAGSSSFATRALLLEEPPRLDAGEITDKGYVNQRAVLQHRAEAVVRLHEAAHGEDVVFID; this is encoded by the coding sequence ATGCAGTCGTTCATCCAGGACCCGGACAGCCTGGCCGCGCCGCGCACCCTGCGCGAGCGGCGGCAGGACGGCAGCTTCATCCTGCGCTCGGCCGAGGCGCTGGCGCCTTATGGGCGCTGCGTCGGCGACTGGCTGGAACACTGGGCCGTGCAGACGCCGCAGGCCATCGCGCTGGCCGAGCGTGCCGCTGATGGCGGCTGGCGCGAGGTGACTTGGCAGGCCTTGCGCCAGCAGGTGGGGGCCGTGGCCCAGGCGCTCATCGACATGGACCTGCCGGCCGGGCGGCCAGTGGTCATCCTGTCCGACAACGGCATCGCGCATGCGGTGCTGGCGTTGGCCGCGATGCACGTCGGCCGGCCGTGCTGCGCGGTGTCCAGCGCCTACTCGCGCGCCGGCACCGACCATGGCCGCCTGCGCGCCATCCTGGCGGCGTTGAAGCCGGCCCTGATCTTCGCGGCCCACGGCGCAGCCCATGCCGCCGCGATGCAGGCCTTCGACGGCGCCGTGAAGGTGGTGGGCGAGCACAGCGATCACGTGCCTGGCGCACTGCCGTTCGAGGCCCTCACCCGCACGCTGGAGTCGCCGAGCGTGATGGCACGTTTCCTCGCCATCACCCCGGACGACCCTGCCAAGTACCTGCTGACCTCCGGCTCCACCGGCACACCCAAGGTGGTCGTCAACACCCACCGGATGCTGTGCGCCAACCAGCAGATGATCGCGCAGGCCTGGCGCTTCCTCGCGGTCGAGAAGCCGGTGCTGCTGGACTGGCTGCCCTGGAGCCACACCTTCGGTGGCAATCACAACGTCCACCTGGTGCTGCGGCACGGCGGCACGCTCTACATCGACGACGGCCGTCCGGTGCCCGGCCTGATCGAGCGCACGCTGCGCAACCTGCGCGACTGCCAGCCGACCTTGCACTTCAACGTGCCGCGGGGCCTGGACATGCTGCTGCCCGCGCTGGAGGCCGATGCCGATCTGGCGGCGCAGTTCCTGTCACGGCTGCGCGGCGTGTTCTACGCCGGCGCGGCATTGCCGCAAGCCACCTGGGACCGGCTGCAGGCGCTGGCCCGCAGCGTGCGGGGCCAACCGCTGTGGCTCACCACCTCCTGGGGATCCACCGAGACCGCGCCCGCCGTGACCAGCGCCCACTTCTGGCTCGATCGGGCGGGCTGCATCGGCGTGCCCTTGCCCGGCGTGGAGCTGAAGTTCGTGCCGAACGCCGACAAGCTCGAGCTGCGCGTGCGCGGCCCCTCGGTGTTCCCGGGCTACCGCGACGCGCCAGCGGCCACCGCCGAGGCTTTCGACGAAGAAGGCTTCTACCGCATCGGCGATGCAGGACGCCTGGTGGATGACGACCGGCCGGAGCGCGGCGTGCTGTTCGACGGCCGTGTGGCGGAAGACTTCAAGCTGGCCACCGGCACCTGGGTGTCGGTGGGCACGCTGCGCGTGCGCGCCGTCTCGGCCTTGTCGCCGCTGGCGCAGGACGTGGTGGTCACCGGCCACAACCGCGGCGAGGTGGGGTTGCTGGTCTTCCTGTCGGCCGTGGGCCTGGGCTTGCCGCTGGCCCAGCGCCGCGCCCAGGTGCAGGCCGCGCTGCGGGCTTTGCGGGCCGAGGGTGCCGGCAGTTCGTCCTTCGCCACCCGCGCGCTGCTGCTGGAAGAGCCGCCACGGCTGGACGCCGGCGAAATCACCGACAAGGGCTACGTCAACCAGCGTGCGGTGCTGCAGCACCGGGCCGAGGCAGTGGTGCGGCTGCACGAGGCTGCGCATGGCGAGGACGTCGTCTTCATCGACTGA
- a CDS encoding HDOD domain-containing protein, with protein sequence MSSLPVSNLAPFVERASTLPAMPEVANTLIRSFSRDDLSLPEVAGLIGRDQVLAAKVLRLANSPRYAPRHDIASLKDAAATLGLRALRDLTLAACMSGAFPTVIGFDRLSFWRSTLALAAYTQPLARALGLDEDEAYLGGLVLRTGQILMLMTDPEHAVLAQYQASTIDSAIGVESRLFGCSHPEVTAALAHHWHFPTQLVMALTAASDPLATRPFSRMGAALRLASVITDCRELGVPVLDGLQLMQSALLEHLHLDLEWLEAHLPDHRLATAGVEALVH encoded by the coding sequence GTGTCTTCCCTGCCCGTTTCCAACCTCGCCCCTTTCGTCGAACGCGCCAGCACGCTGCCGGCGATGCCCGAGGTGGCCAACACGCTGATCCGCTCGTTCTCTCGCGACGACCTGTCACTGCCCGAGGTGGCCGGCCTGATCGGCCGTGACCAGGTGCTGGCGGCCAAGGTGCTGCGGCTGGCCAATTCGCCGCGTTATGCGCCGCGGCACGACATCGCTTCGCTGAAGGACGCCGCTGCCACGCTGGGCCTGCGCGCGCTGCGCGACCTGACGCTGGCTGCCTGCATGAGCGGTGCATTTCCCACGGTGATCGGCTTCGACCGCCTGAGCTTCTGGCGTTCCACGCTGGCACTGGCCGCCTACACGCAGCCGCTGGCCCGCGCGCTGGGGCTGGACGAGGACGAGGCCTACCTGGGCGGCCTGGTGCTGCGCACCGGCCAGATCCTGATGCTGATGACCGACCCCGAGCATGCGGTGCTGGCGCAGTACCAGGCCAGCACGATCGATTCGGCGATCGGCGTGGAAAGCCGCCTGTTCGGCTGCAGCCACCCCGAAGTGACGGCCGCGCTGGCGCACCACTGGCACTTCCCGACGCAGCTGGTGATGGCCCTGACCGCCGCCAGCGACCCGCTGGCCACGCGGCCCTTCAGCCGCATGGGCGCCGCGCTGCGCCTGGCCAGCGTGATCACCGACTGCCGCGAGCTGGGCGTGCCGGTGCTGGACGGCCTGCAGCTGATGCAGTCGGCCCTGCTGGAACACCTGCACCTGGACCTGGAGTGGCTGGAAGCCCACCTGCCCGACCATCGCCTGGCCACGGCAGGGGTCGAGGCGCTCGTCCACTGA